In a single window of the Biomphalaria glabrata chromosome 5, xgBioGlab47.1, whole genome shotgun sequence genome:
- the LOC106055496 gene encoding L-threonine ammonia-lyase-like: MNGHVENSFDETNDTSDIDEHSNYVEYTDEVVLDPFCNPEQPVLVNFNDVSAASFKIKGGIEKTPCNFSQMSKQYGMNIYFKKDFLQYTGSFKERGARYTLLQLNEEQAKKGVVAASAGNHALALTYHGHLLNIPVTVVMPIVAPMMKVEACRQYGANVVVFGRDFGETKQYAMLLSKKKGLHYINGYDHPHIVAGQGTMGLEIIDQVPQVDACIVPVGGGGLIAGVAVALKTLKPSIKIIGVESERSTGFQAAMAAGKPVYSHVGQTLADGLAVPVVGVNSLATAKKLIDKVVTVKESSIALAILRLIEQEKAVVEGAGAAGLAAIIQGCLPELKGKNVVVCLCGGNIDTTALGRVIERGLAAEGRLIRFGVTVSDRPGGIAELTKKIADMGVSIKDILHERAWLQTDVFSVMVRCVVETRDLDHAKELERVMRSNYDHVEFWLDQ, from the exons ATGAATGGACATGTAGAAAATAGTTTTGATGAAACCAACGACACCAGTGACATTGATGAACACAGTAATTATGTAGAGTATACTGATGAAGTTGTGTTAGATCCATTTTGTAATCCAGAGCAGCCAGTTCTTGTTAACTTCAATGATGTCAGTGCTGCTTCCTTTAAAATTAAAGGAGGAATTGAAAAAACACCTTGCAAT TTTTCTCAAATGTCCAAACAATATGGAatgaatatatatttcaaaaaagaCTTTCTTCAATACACTGGAAG ctTTAAAGAAAGAGGAGCTAGATATACTCTATTACAGTTAAATGAG GAGCAAGCCAAAAAAGGTGTAGTTGCAGCCAGTGCAGGGAATCATGCTCTGGCCTTGACCTATCATGGACATCTATTAAACATCCCAGTCACAGTGGTTATGCCTATAGTAGCTCCAATGATGAAGGTGGAAGCGTGTCGACAATATGGCGCCAATGTTGTTGTATTTGGAAGAGACTTTGGTGAA ACTAAGCAGTATGCTATGCTACTCAGTAAAAAGAAAGGTCTGCATTATATCAATGG CTATGACCACCCACACATTGTTGCTGGTCAAGGTACTATGGGTCTAGAGATCATAGACCAAGTCCCACAGGTAGATGCTTGTATAGTACCAGTTGGAGGGGGAGGACTCATAGCTGGAGTAGCTGTAGCCCTCAAGACCCTTAAGCCTAGTATAAAGATTATT GGTGTTGAGTCTGAAAGATCAACTGGCTTTCAAGCAGCAATGGCAGCTGGCAAACCAGTCTACAGTCATGTTGGTCAAACACTAGCAGATG GTTTGGCAGTACCAGTTGTTGGTGTCAATTCCTTAGCCACAGCAAAAAAGTTGATTGATAAAGTTGTCACAGTGAA AGAGTCCAGTATAGCATTGGCAATTCTAAGACTGATAGAACAAGAGAAGGCTGTGGTAGAGGGGGCTGGTGCTGCTGGTCTGGCTGCTATTATACAGGGTTGTCTCCCTGAACTTAAAGGCAAAAA TGTTGTTGTTTGCTTGTGCGGTGGAAACATTGATACAACTGCTTTAGGACGTGTCATTGAGCGAGGACTTGCAGCTGAAGGTCGTCTGATTAGGTTCGGTGTTACAGTATCTGACAGGCCTGGAGGGATCGCAGAGTTGACCAAGAAAATAGCAGATATGGGTGTCAG TATTAAAGACATTCTTCATGAAAGAGCTTGGCTTCAGACTGACGTGTTCTCTGTTATG GTTCGGTGTGTTGTTGAGACAAGAGATTTAGATCACGCCAAAGAGCTGGAGAGAGTCATGAGAAGTAACTATGATCACGTGGAGTTTTGGTTGGACCAGTAG